The following nucleotide sequence is from Dehalococcoidales bacterium.
ACCATCTCGGTTACAGTCATACCTTCGGATGAATTCTGCCAGTTCGGAGGCTACTTTAGCCTCGAAGAATGAGTTGAAGCCCCAGTGCCTGGCATAGTATTTGCCATGCAGTTCGGCTACCCTGCCAATTGAACCGGGTATGTACCCTTCTGTTATCTCTATATCCGGCACGTTCATATGATTATTTTAACCATAGGCAGCCCTTAATGCCAACAGCCAGTCTCTAGCACATAGTTGCATTATGAGGAAGTATTCTCAAAATTCATATTGACACACCACCAATTCGGTTATATATTTCATAAAGGATTAATATCAGGCAGGAGGATGGCGATGCAACCAGTCAAGGATAGCGAGAGAGTAAACAGAATGCTTGAAAAGGGGCAAACCACCATACTGGACCCCTCTACCGGATACAAGTACAGTATTACCGCCTGTTGCCCTGCGGATGGCAGTTTTTCTTCAATTTCCGAGATTGAAAAAAGCGGAGAAAGCATAACCAGAACAGTGTTCAGATGCCCCCAATGCGCAAACCCGTTTGAATCCAAGCCGGAAGATATCTATCTTTGGTAAAAAGACTCTAGCCTGTATAGCAGGCAAAGCCTACCGTACCGGTACCAACAGCGTATCTCATAACCGTGCTGAGTTCGGTCACCCAGAGTTCCCTGCAATTGAACTCGGCGGCAATACGCTCCTGAAGCTTCCTGACCTCATGCTCAGCGCGAGCATGCATCACCACGAAATGCACCGCTTGTCGCCGACCGAATGCCTGAACAATCGCACAATCCCGGCTAATACTTTCGTTGTGATTCAATACTATGCCTGAATAAAAAGTAACCAATCCAATAATGGAATTCTTGCGTCAACTCGGGTAAACTGCTGCTTGCCACAGGAAAACACTGTATTATGGGAAATAAATCAAAAGAACTGATAAACAAACTGATACATGCCTCGCGAGCGTGGGCTGTGGGAGATGAAATCGACGCATGTCAATTAGCAGGGTTGAGAGAAGAAGCTATCAGGATAAA
It contains:
- a CDS encoding DegV family protein, with protein sequence MNHNESISRDCAIVQAFGRRQAVHFVVMHARAEHEVRKLQERIAAEFNCRELWVTELSTVMRYAVGTGTVGFACYTG